The genomic window TTCCTAGATCACATCGTCAAAATTACATAGTGTATAACACATGGTGTACACACACCCTTAAAACGTGTTACATTTACTAAAAAATGTAGGCTGGCCAAAAATACTCTGATCACAGGTCTTAGATTTTGTTGTGGCAGTACTGTTTAATCTCTTACcttatattaattttttttttggttcttgctggacttttctgtcacacaaaaATTTGAATAATGCTCAGACATCATTGTtttttgagttggtgaaacctgaagGAATCCTGATAACGGCTTTTTATTGACTTTACATTAAACTGCAAATGAGAGAGGTTTAGATGGGAGTATAGACTGAACTTTATAAAGTACAGAGAAGGTTGACCACACATGATAGTAAAAGCATTTAGACTCCATTTTCTGTTTGCCTACAGGTTTTGTGAGTCCCCCACCAGTGACATGGAGATGCGAAGTGGCCGTGGGCGGGGTAAAAGGATGCGACCCAGCACCAACACGCCTTTGAATGACAACAGCAACTCATCAGACAGTAAAGGCAGTGGGAGCAAGACTCGTGGAGCTGCTGCAACCAGCAAAGGGCGCCGGGGTGTGGTGGTGGGTTGTGGTGAAGATGCAAAGGCCAGCCCCTCCTCTGCCAAGAGGAAAACTAAACCTGTGTCTGACATGGAACCTACCTCCAGCTCTGAGGACTCTAAAGCCTCAAAGCGCATGAGAACCAACTCTTCTGGTGTGGGGACCCTTGTACCTGTTGGGAAAACAGAAGCTCTGGCCCCCCCACAACTGGAGCGGACTTGTCCTTCTCCTATACTTATCGACTGCCCCCATCCCAACTGCAAcaagaaatacaaacacattAACGGGCTGAAGTACCACCAGGCTCGCGCCCATAATGACCATGATGTACGACTAGACCAGGATGGGGACAGTGAGTATGGGGATGACTCTGTCGTCCAGCATGACTCAGCTTCCTGTAATGGTGCTGCGTTCTCTCCTGCCCGCTCTAATACTCCCAAAGGACGGGGCTTTGATGTCCCTTCTCCCTCGTCAGGAAAGCAGACattgaagggaaaaaagaagGCAGGGGATGGGGAGCCTGAGGCCACCGACGGTGGTGAGGAGGGAGGATGTTTAACCGATGAGGCCAGCAATGATGGAGTGGATGACAGGAAGGCCAGAAGAATGTCAGTCAACAGCAAACCTGATAAATCAAGTCAGAAAAGTGCGAAGATGGGCCGACCATTGCCCCTTGGGGTTGCGTCATCATACTCTCCCCAGGCACAGTCTCCTGCATTGAGCTCAGTGGTACAGTCTGTACCCAGCAGCCCCCAGCTGAAAAACAGCCAAACTAAACCCTATTCACACTCGGACCCTTCCTGCAGCCCCACCCttgggaaagacaagaaaaagaaagacaagaagaagaggGACAGTTGGAAGGAGGAGGATAGTCCTGTAGCAATGAACAAGATAGGTCGGCTGGAGGAGGGAAAAAGTCCATACTCTGAGACAACAGATAGTTTGCTAAATGGCTGCTTGGAAGCTCACCAGAGCCGTTTGGCAAGCATCAAAGCTGAGGCTGATAAGGTCTACAGTTTCTCCGACAATGCTCCAAGTCCGTCCATTGGCGTCGCAAGCAGGATAGAGGCTGGCTTAGCAACACCATtgcaccagaaccagaacggTGCTGACAATGTGTCTGTGAAGACCAGCAGCCCCGCTTACTCTGACATCTCTGATGCAGGCGAAGATGGAGAAGGGAAGGCAGAGGGTGTGAAGGTCAAATCAGATCCTGATCAGGGACCGCGTGAAGGTGCCAAGAAAACACTGTTCCCTTCTCAGGCTCCCAGTAAGGAGTCGCCATACTACCCCAACTATGACTCCTACTACTCGCCAAGTTACCCAAACCCCAGCCCAGGAGCAGTACCAGGAGCAACTGCTCAAATGGAGGCAACACAGGTGAAggtgaagaaggaagaagaCTTGGAGGTGGTAGAGGAGGGCAAACTTAAGGTGGAGCCTCCAGAGGAGAGGAAGGCAGAACTGGGTCCTCAGCAGCCATCAGTCATCCAACCGCGCTCCAATATGTACTCCCAACCTCTGTATTACAACCAGTACTATGTGGCCCCCTACTCCTATGCCTCTGATCCTGCCTATCATAACCACCTGCTGGCCTCTAACCCTGCTTACCGTCAGCAATAcgaggagaggcagcagcaatcTGACAAGAAGCTGGAAAGCAAAGACCGTGACTCTTTTGGTAAAGATGAGTGGAAGCAGAAGACCTCAGGTCCCCCTTCAGTCTCTGGTGCCCCCGGCCTCACAGACCTGGGGTCTAAAGGATTGATCACCCCGGCCAAGTCTAAAgatcctgcagcagcttcagaacaGGCCAAGTCTGTCATTATGGCTAAAGGAGAGGAGATGAAAATCCCCAGCACCCAGGTTGAAGGGCTCAAGATGAAACTTCATGAAACGAGTCACCATGGGAAAGAAGAGGCCAAACCAGGGATAGAACTAGGCAGATCAACAGGTGTGGACTCCACCATGTGGTACAGACAGGTAATGCATTTCTGCACGTTTATGTTCTGAGCTTTATAAGAAGGTTTCAGGAAATACTGTATAAATTAGGCTGCAGTACTAGTTTATATAATGCAATGTAAcaattatataatttaattttaataattgcagGTTTCCTTAATGCTGGGGGAAACTGTTTCATTCTAATCGTTTGGCAACTTTGAAATTGACATTACTGATGGTTCTTCACTGGATGCATGACCACAGTCAGAGTATTAagttaatgttatttttaagaaCATCCCATWTGTCAGAACAGGTCATGTCTTGAAGTTAATTATAGATTCACAAGGagcttaaagagctccggccgggggccggaattccggcttttgaccaaacggtccgcctcaaccaaactagataaatagacaaagatgtttgccaatcagaattctagctcccgtgttcttgaccaatgactgtaaaacggtttgtagaaaagaaacgGCAATTAAATCAAATGGTTCGGCgattaaatcaaatgcgatatgaaagaagatggagtttgtctcacccggtaaagaaacacgtttacttgagaaagaaattgaaaacaagtggcgctgggcatggctagaggaaagaggacaggaagttggcggaaatttttccaaaagggtcgctgggattcctttggggggcgtttggtcgaaggtgaactttacaccttacaatcacaacaataccagtttagactttgagcaacttgctaaaactgtatttcgtaacattaaatcatgcctggctgcaacggtatcgatggcagctctccttctatccagtgtttgtagcttcttggcgcagctcagCTCCTGCTAGTAGTAGCTTGACCGCATCAGGTCAGCGTTACACTGGCTGATGACAttgctgagattcactttgtctggtgtgtgattttctaatattttatgttttattgaggatttttgtacatatgttttggcagttctgtgatcatgtcaaagcagcaacttatatccgtttgaaagctgcccgcttccacggaaggacaacagaaaatcgctcttataaacatgtcattgctaaaatcacgataccctcactttgtatccctctgaaaactGAACCCATTTAAGTAAAGAAatcatgggtgataccacgatagagagcgttcattttatagcgttaacaccggtgctgtaagtggtccggtatgaaatgggtgtgatagaacaatggtaccacaacacttttaaatttcaataatcaaaataccacaattgtttctgttgttttaaaaggtttatgtcagtctgccttttccccatcgatacgtttcccgaccgccctaaaccaggggttaaaaaaaaacaaaaacgacacgcacattgcgcaaaactctgaaacaggagaagcgggacataaaatggagcgacgaactagatgtgaattatggcataaaaacagagaatccgacgctgaacagtgaaaaatcaacacatgatgtgaaacatatgatgattaggcggcgcagcaggtgataagtgaagattactgatagtcaataaacgataaagtaaatctagcaacaggaaagaaactaaagtggacatagcaataaaccaagagaagataatactaatcaaaggaaactaattggaaatgaatgaagaacaaaatgcaagaataaactaagaaactaaagtaaatacagaggaataaactggtatggcaagacatttcgagcaataataaatacagaggactgtatggcaagaataaacagacactatttccagctaaaaggtaaaataatatttttgaagtgccatgggtttgttgagaccacatctagtactgaaaataaatatatcttacagaccataacagtaaataacNNNNNNNNNNNNNNNNNNNNNNNNNNNNNNNNNNNNNNNNNNNNNNNNNNNNNNNNNNNNNNNNNNNNNNNNNNNNNNNNNNNNNNNNNNNNNNNNNNNNNNNNNNNNNNNNNNNNNNNNNNNNNNNNNNNNNNNNNNNNNNNNNNNNNNNNNNNNNNNNNNNNNNNNNNNNNNNNNNNNNNNNNNNNNNNNNNNNNNNNNNNNNNNNNNNNNNNNNNNNNNNNNNNNNNNNNNNNNNNNNNNNNNNNNNNNNNNNNNNNNNNNNNNNNNNNNNNNNNNNNNNNNNNNNNNNNNNNNNNNNNNNNNNNNNNNNNNNNNNNNNNNNNNNNNNNNNNNNNNNNNNNNNNNNNNNNNNNNNNNNNNNNNNNNNNNNNNNNNNNNNNNNNNNNNNNNNNNNNNNNNNNNNNNNNNNNNNNNNNNNNNNNNNNNNNNNNNNNNNNNNNNNNNNNNNNNNNNNNNNNNNNNNNNNNNNNNNNNNNNNNNNNNNNNNNNNNNNNNNNNNNNNNNNNNNNNNNNNNNNNNNNNNNNNNNNNNNNNNNNNNNNNNNNNNNNNNNNNNNNNNNNNNNNNNNNNNNNNNNNNNNNNNNNNNNNNNNNNNNNNNNNNNNNNNNNNNNNNNNNNNNNNNNNNNNNNNNNNNNNNNNNNNNNNNNNNNNNNNNNNNNNNNNNNNNNNNNNNNNNNNNNNNNNNNNNNNNNNNNNNNNNNNNNNNNNNNNNNNNNNNNNNNNNNNNNNNNNNNNNNNNNNNNNNNNNNNNNNNNNNNNNNNNNNNNNNNNNNNNNNNNNNNNNNNNNNNNNNNNNNNNNNNNNNNNNNNNNNNNNNNNNNNNNNNNNNNNNNNNNNNNNNNNNNNNNNNNNNNNNNNNNNNNNNNNNNNNNNNNNNNNNNNNNNNNNNNNNNNNNNNNNNNNNNNNNNNNNNNNNNNNNNNNNNNNNNNNNNNNNNNNNNNNNNNNNNNNNNNNNNNNNNNNNNNNNNNNNNNNNNNNNNNNNNNNNNNNNNNNNNNNNNNNNNNNNNNNNNNNNNNNNNNNNNNNNNNNNNNNNNNNNNNNNNNNNNNNNNNNNNNNNNNNNNNNNNNNNNNNNNNNNNNNNNNNNNNNNNNNNNNNNNNNNNNNNNNNNNNNNNNNNNNNNNNNNNNNNNNNNNNNNNNNNNNNNNNNNNNNNNNNNNNNNNNNNNNNNNNNNNNNNNNNNNNNNNNNNNNNNNNNNNNNNNNNNNNNNNNNNNNNNNNNNNNNNNNNNNNNNNNNNNNNNNNNNNNNNNNNNNNNNNNNNNNNNNNNNNNNNNNNNNNNNNNNNNNNNNNNNNNNNNNNNNNNNNNNNNNNNNNNNNNNNNNNNNNNNNNNNNNNNNNNNNNNNNNNNNNNNNNNNNNNNNNNNNNNNNNNNNNNNNNNNNNNNNNNNNNNNNNNNNNNNNNNNNNNNNNNNNNNNNNNNNNNNNNNNNNNNNNNNNNNNNNNNNNNNNNNNNNNNNNNNNNNNNNNNNNNNNNNNNNNNNNNNNNNNNNNNNNNNNNNNNNNNNNNNNNNNNNNNNNNNNNNNNNNNNNNNNNNNNNNNNNNNNNNNNNNNNNNNNNNNNNNNNNNNNNNNNNNNNNNNNNNNNNNNNNNNNNNNNNNNNNNNNNNNNNNNNNNNNNNNNNNNNNNNNNNNNNNNNNNNNNNNNNNNNNNNNNNNNNNNNNNNNNNNNNNNNNNNNNNNNNNNNNNNNNNNNNNNNNNNNNNNNNNNNNNNNNNNNNNNNNNNNNNNNNNNNNNNNNNNNNNNNNNNNNNNNNNNNNNNNNNNNNNNNNNNNNNNNNNNNNNNNNNNNNNNNNNNNNNNNNNNNNNNNNNNNNNNNNNNNNNNNNNNNNNNNNNNNNNNNNNNNNNNNNNNNNNNNNNNNNNNNNNNNNNNNNNNNNNNNNNNNNNNNNNNNNNNNNNNNNNNNNNNNNNNNNNNNNNNNNNNNNNNNNNNNNNNNNNNNNNNNNNNNNNNNNNNNNNNNNNNNNNNNNNNNNNNNNNNNNNNNNNNNNNNNNNNNNNNNNNNNNNNNNNNNNNNNNNNNNNNNNNNNNNNNNNNNNNNNNNNNNNNNNNNNNNNNNNNNNNNNNNNNNNNNNNNNNNNNNNNNNNNNNNNNNNNNNNNNNNNNNNNNNNNNNNNNNNNNNNNNNNNNNNNNNNNNNNNNNNNNNNNNNNNNNNNNNNNNNNNNNNNNNNNNNNNNNNNNNNNNNNNNNNNNNNNNNNNNNNNNNNNNNNNNNNNNNNNNNNNNNNNNNNNNNNNNNNNNNNNNNNNNNNNNNNNNNNNNNNNNNNNNNNNNNNNNNNNNNNNNNNNNNNNNNNNNNNNNNNNNNNNNNNNNNNNNNNNNNNNNNNNNNNNNNNNNNNNNNNNNNNNNNNNNNNNNNNNNNNNNNNNNNNNNNNNNNNNNNNNNNNNNNNNNNNNNNNNNNNNNNNNNNNNNNNNNNNNNNNNNNNNNNNNNNNNNNNNNNNNNNNNNNNNNNNNNNNNNNNNNNNNNNNNNNNNNNNNNNNNNNNNNNNNNNNNNNNNNNNNNNNNNNNNNNNNNNNNNNNNNNNNNNNNNNNNNNNNNNNNNNNNNNNNNNNNNNNNNNNNNNNNNNNNNNNNNNNNNNNNNNNNNNNNNNNNNNNNNNNNNNNNNNNNNNNNNNNNNNNNNNNNNNNNNNNNNNNNNNNNNNNNNNNNNNNNNNNNNNNNNNNNNNNNNNNNNNNNNNNNNNNNNNNNNNNNNNNNNNNNNNNNNNNNNNNNNNNNNNNNNNNNNNNNNNNNNNNNNNNNNNNNNNNNNNNNNNNNNNNNNNNNNNNNNNNNNNNNNNNNNNNNNNNNNNNNNNNNNNNNNNNNNNNNNNNNNNNNNNNNNNNNNNNNNNNNNNNNNNNNNNNNNNNNNNNNNNNNNNNNNNNNNNNNNNNNNNNNNNNNNNNNNNNNNNNNNNNNNNNNNNNNNNNNNNNNNNNNNNNNNNNNNNNNNNNNNNNNNNNNNNNNNNNNNNNNNNNNNNNNNNNNNNNNNNNNNNNNNNNNNNNNNNNNNNNNNNNNNNNNNNNNNNNNNNNNNNNNNNNNNNNNNNNNNNNNNNNNNNNNNNNNNNNNNNNNNNNNNNNNNNNNNNNNNNNNNNNNNNNNNNNNNNNNNNNNNNNNNNNNNNNNNNNNNNNNNNNNNNNNNNNNNNNNNNNNNNNNNNNNNNNNNNNNNNNNNNNNNNNNNNNNNNNNNNNNNNNNNNNNNNNNNNNNNNNNNNNNNNNNNNNNNNNNNNNNNNNNNNNNNNNNNNNNNNNNNNNNNNNNNNNNNNNNNNNNNNNNNNNNNNNNNNNNNNNNNNNNNNNNNNNNNNNNNNNNNNNNNNNNNNNNNNNNNNNNNNNNNNNNNNNNNNNNNNNNNNNNNNNNNNNNNNNNNNNNNNNNNNNNNNNNNNNNNNNNNNNNNNNNNNNNNNNNNNNNNNNNNNNNNNNNNNNNNNNNNNNNNNNNNNNNNNNNNNNNNNNNNNNNNNNNNNNNNNNNNNNNNNNNNNNNNNNNNNNNNNNNNNNNNNNNNNNNNNNNNNNNNNNNNNNNNNNNNNNNNNNNNNNNNNNNNNNNNNNNNNNNNNNNNNNNNNNNNNNNNNNNNNNNNNNNNNNNNNNNNNNNNNNNNNNNNNNNNNNNNNNNNNNNNNNNNNNNNNNNNNNNNNNNNNNNNNNNNNNNNNNNNNNNNNNNNNNNNNNNNNNNNNNNNNNNNNNNNNNNNNNNNNNNNNNNNNNNNNNNNNNNNNNNNNNNNNNNNNNNNNNNNNNNNNNNNNNNNNNNNNNNNNNNNNNNNNNNNNNNNNNNNNNNNNNNNNNNNNNNNNNNNNNNNNNNNNNNNNNNNNNNNNNNNNNNNNNNNNNNNNNNNNNNNNNNNNNNNNNNNNNNNNNNNNNNNNNNNNNNNNNNNNNNNNNNNNNNNNNNNNNNNNNNNNNNNNNNNNNNNNNNNNNNNNNNNNNNNNNNNNNNNNNNNNNNNNNNNNNNNNNNNNNNNNNNNNNNNNNNNNNNNNNNNNNNNNNNNNNNNNNNNNNNNNNNNNNNNNNNNNNNNNNNNNNNNNNNNNNNNNNNNNNNNNNNNNNNNNNNNAAAGTAGTGGGTCCGtctcaccccgtagtgatcgactccctgcagctacgcagcgccgctattcccctgcttggatctctgagtagctgcctctcagactgccaggatctcatMRTWCTCTCAGTCTMtgatactctttgtctgttgcYAATAARaatgatcgatcagccattgttatcatggaaatcctcactgt from Poecilia reticulata strain Guanapo linkage group LG6, Guppy_female_1.0+MT, whole genome shotgun sequence includes these protein-coding regions:
- the znf609a gene encoding zinc finger protein 609a isoform X1 — its product is MSLSSSPAGGKGVDSNAVDTYDSGDEWDIGVGNLIIDLDADLEKDKLEMSSSKEGGAMATPPGAVAALPDNIKFVSPVAAMQSKDGKFKSKRSKNSKESGKTPDGTKKEAQSRAQGDMAPQNTNSTLTKGTDKSGKASRIPPAVKKDKDVACGKTKKEKIEAVVTRMVNTEKESGVAVLPLGAPRNSSFENQQNPELNPVDQFGSLXLDSAGIGQAVAIMTEQEEVDDTDCRNPKKVVSSEKMESPFSTCAPPPVHLLGPPANSSDISSSCEQIMVRTRSVAVNTAEASLATEPECLGPCEPGTSVNLEGIVWQETEDGMLVVNVTWRNKTYVGTLLDCTRHDWAPPRFCESPTSDMEMRSGRGRGKRMRPSTNTPLNDNSNSSDSKGSGSKTRGAAATSKGRRGVVVGCGEDAKASPSSAKRKTKPVSDMEPTSSSEDSKASKRMRTNSSGVGTLVPVGKTEALAPPQLERTCPSPILIDCPHPNCNKKYKHINGLKYHQARAHNDHDVRLDQDGDSEYGDDSVVQHDSASCNGAAFSPARSNTPKGRGFDVPSPSSGKQTLKGKKKAGDGEPEATDGGEEGGCLTDEASNDGVDDRKARRMSVNSKPDKSSQKSAKMGRPLPLGVASSYSPQAQSPALSSVVQSVPSSPQLKNSQTKPYSHSDPSCSPTLGKDKKKKDKKKRDSWKEEDSPVAMNKIGRLEEGKSPYSETTDSLLNGCLEAHQSRLASIKAEADKVYSFSDNAPSPSIGVASRIEAGLATPLHQNQNGADNVSVKTSSPAYSDISDAGEDGEGKAEGVKVKSDPDQGPREGAKKTLFPSQAPSKESPYYPNYDSYYSPSYPNPSPGAVPGATAQMEATQVKVKKEEDLEVVEEGKLKVEPPEERKAELGPQQPSVIQPRSNMYSQPLYYNQYYVAPYSYASDPAYHNHLLASNPAYRQQYEERQQQSDKKLESKDRDSFGKDEWKQKTSGPPSVSGAPGLTDLGSKGLITPAKSKDPAAASEQAKSVIMAKGEEMKIPSTQVEGLKMKLHETSHHGKEEAKPGIELGRSTGVDSTMWYRQEPDSRLWPYVYPSKYSEAARQQEEERWKDEKERDRKAKEDKPRVKESLQKEEVKGVEGRTPLPPEDHQGGGKEVRVPHMQFTSSLAQHQGYVSYMQGPYGYSQGFDPSHPGYRGMPAVMMQNYPASYLQAGYPFSSYGGKVAGGEDGEKPSRSSPTVKPPSEAKALDLLQQHASHYKSKSPSVQDNKMVQERERDWERDREREREGARPRSSPSHRVIPPHHHLGYPLLSGQYDLSYAAGLSSSAIVASQQASAPSMYPPPRR